In the Flavisolibacter tropicus genome, one interval contains:
- a CDS encoding acyltransferase: METVTITTDRLSLKNVRLGSEVKIFDFVNAYGCSIDDGSRIGAFVEIQKGVSIGKNCKISSHSFICEGVHIGNNTFVGHNVTFINDKFPRATNDDGSLQTADDWTCIETFVEEGASIGSSATILCGLRIGQGAIVGAGSVVTKDVPQNAVVAGNPARIIKYVENILI; the protein is encoded by the coding sequence ATGGAAACAGTAACAATTACCACCGATAGGCTTTCTTTAAAGAATGTAAGACTAGGAAGCGAGGTTAAAATATTTGATTTCGTTAACGCCTATGGTTGCAGTATTGATGATGGGTCACGTATAGGAGCATTTGTTGAAATTCAAAAGGGTGTCAGTATAGGTAAGAATTGCAAAATATCAAGTCATAGTTTTATTTGTGAAGGTGTGCATATTGGTAATAATACTTTTGTTGGGCACAATGTTACGTTTATCAATGACAAGTTTCCAAGAGCCACAAATGACGATGGGTCTTTGCAAACAGCAGATGATTGGACATGTATAGAGACGTTTGTGGAGGAAGGGGCTTCAATTGGTTCTAGTGCTACCATTCTTTGTGGTCTTCGTATAGGTCAGGGGGCAATAGTAGGTGCAGGGTCAGTTGTTACCAAAGATGTACCCCAAAATGCAGTAGTGGCCGGCAATCCTGCGCGAATTATTAAATACGTA
- a CDS encoding Gfo/Idh/MocA family protein, which translates to MINIGIIGYGYWGPNLVRNFFAAKDCCVRCVADARSDRLEQLGKVFPGITGLQDADGIIRDPEIDAVVIATPVFTHFSLAKEAILQGKHVLIEKPMTSSLIEAEILLNLAEQKNVLLMVDHTFLYTGAVEKMKQLVESRELGNIKYLDSTRINLGLFQSDVNVLWDLAPHDISILNYIINERPYSVNATGVTHTHNAIENIAYLTVNYSSGFIAHFNCSWTSPVKVRMMLIGGDQKMILYNDLEPTEKVKIYDTGYHHKTDEEKKRILVDYRTGDIHVPKLNTSEALLGMANDFISSITESKDPRSSAQLGLNVVQILEASSKSIKQNGREVKLESVNAHIQHIDQTVLSF; encoded by the coding sequence TGTGTAGCTGACGCCCGATCAGACCGGTTGGAACAATTAGGAAAAGTTTTTCCAGGTATAACTGGCTTGCAGGATGCTGATGGTATCATTCGAGATCCCGAAATAGATGCAGTGGTTATTGCAACACCTGTTTTTACACATTTTTCATTGGCTAAAGAAGCAATCCTCCAAGGGAAGCACGTACTGATTGAAAAGCCAATGACCTCTTCCTTGATCGAGGCGGAAATCTTGTTGAATCTGGCCGAGCAAAAGAACGTCCTGCTCATGGTCGATCATACCTTTTTATATACCGGTGCCGTCGAAAAGATGAAACAGTTGGTAGAGAGCCGGGAACTGGGAAATATAAAGTATCTGGACTCAACTCGAATTAACCTTGGCCTCTTTCAATCAGATGTAAATGTGCTTTGGGACTTAGCCCCACATGATATCTCCATATTGAACTACATCATAAATGAGCGCCCATACAGTGTCAATGCCACTGGGGTTACACATACACATAATGCCATTGAAAACATTGCCTACTTGACTGTAAACTACAGCTCCGGATTTATTGCTCACTTCAACTGCTCTTGGACCAGCCCGGTTAAGGTAAGAATGATGCTAATAGGTGGTGACCAGAAAATGATTTTGTACAATGACCTGGAACCAACTGAGAAAGTTAAGATTTACGATACCGGATATCATCACAAAACCGATGAAGAAAAGAAGCGGATACTGGTAGATTATCGTACCGGTGACATTCATGTGCCTAAGCTAAATACTTCTGAGGCATTGCTGGGTATGGCAAATGATTTTATAAGCTCAATTACAGAAAGTAAGGATCCAAGATCATCGGCCCAGTTAGGCCTAAATGTAGTACAGATACTAGAGGCATCTAGTAAATCTATTAAGCAAAATGGACGAGAGGTAAAACTAGAATCAGTTAACGCGCACATTCAACATATTGATCAAACCGTATTAAGTTTTTAA